From one Mustelus asterias chromosome 2, sMusAst1.hap1.1, whole genome shotgun sequence genomic stretch:
- the c2h5orf22 gene encoding UPF0489 protein C5orf22 homolog, translating to MSGAAAAAAAASLRCYTELPVWIVEDHHDVVPYIYRAIGSKHLPMENIALVHLDSHPDLLIPIDMLADSVFDKEHLFGDLSIENWIMPVVYAGHFSYVFWLHPFWAQQITDGKHRFFVGRDSSTKTIRVTSTESYFLSDGLYVSEKLLEKKKELGLQVITIDPGEGDHADPGGEVGALAAKKAKLEHLTNGEGSSEATCSSKTNNQTSKGKPGDDDTCTIQSSTGERQAQEASAMATHPENEQQKEIVTDLLHILDKRAAYVLDIDLDFFSVKNPFKEMYTQEEYNILKEMYSFTKPDCKEDDEEALIDCVEARTRQLEDMEAAFADLCEDDGEENVQKWAAIPGLRSLEPLVRSLKQRLGTPDYEMVHQAGLTCDYSELPHHISAEAEIDKLMSSIKQLLEDLPKPTLVTVARSSLDDYCPSEQVDSIQEKMLTVLRSCYGSLDVHLEY from the exons GTGGTGCCATACATTTATCGAGCGATTGGGTCAAAGCATTTGCCAATGGAAAATATTGCTCTGGTTCACCTCGATTCACATccggacctcctgatccccatcGACATGTTGGCTGACAGTGTGTTTGACAAAGAGCACCTTTTTGG AGACCTGAGCATAGAGAACTGGATCATGCCTGTAGTTTACGCTGGGCATTTTTCATACGTGTTTTGGCTCCACCCGTTCTGGGCGCAGCAGATCACTGATGGGAAACATCGCTTCTTTGTCGGTCGTGATTCTTCAACTAAAACAATCAG GGTTACAAGCACCGAGAGCTACTTCCTGAGTGATGGCCTCTACGTGTCGGAGAAGCTGCTGGAGAAGAAGAAGGAGCTGGGACTGCAGGTTATCACCATAGACCCAGGGGAGGGGGACCACGCTGACCCTGGGGGGGAAGTTGGAGCATTGGCCGCCAAGAAAGCAAAATTGGAACATTTGACCAACGGGGAGGGTTCGTCTGAGGCCACGTGTTCATCCAAAACCAACAATCAGACGTCCAAAGGCAAACCCGGTGATGACGACACCTGCACGATTCAATCCTCCACTGGAGAGAGACAGGCCCAGGAAGCCAGCGCCATGGCAACGCATCCTGAAAACGAACAGCAAAAGGAAATCGTTACGGATCTCCTTCACATCCTGGATAAAAGAGCTGCCTACGTCCTGGATATCGACTTGGATTTCTTTTCCGTTAAGAATCCATTCAAAGAAATGTACACCCAG GAGGAATATAACATTCTCAAGGAGATGTACAGTTTTACCAAACCTGATTGTAAAGAGGATGATGAG GAGGCTTTAATCGATTGTGTGGAAGCTCGTACAAGACAACTCGAAGATATGGAAGCTGCCTTTGCAGACTTGTGTGAGGATGATGGTGAAGAGAACGTACAGAAGTGGGCAGCAATCCCTGG CCTGAGAAGTCTCGAACCGCTTGTGCGAAGCTTGAAGCAGAGATTGGGGACACCGGACTATGAAATG GTTCACCAGGCTGGATTAACATGTGATTATTCTGAACTGCCACATCACATCAGTGCCGAGGCGGAGATAGACAAACTCATGTCATCTATAAAACAGCTACTTGAGGATTTACCCAAGCCAACCCTCGTTACTGTCGCAAG GTCCAGTTTAGATGATTACTGCCCTTCAGAGCAGGTGGACTCTATTCAGGAGAAGATGTTGACAGTGCTTCGTTCCTGCTATGGCTCTTTAGACGTCCACTTAGAATACTGA